Proteins encoded within one genomic window of Glandiceps talaboti chromosome 3, keGlaTala1.1, whole genome shotgun sequence:
- the LOC144453977 gene encoding protein Son-like isoform X1 has product MAASDVREILRGFALKKMEELEKERESEKRSLQTDGKSSKESSGKDSSAKLKEDELPRKQPEEAVVQKDKCDDDVKNSEKIENVKDELHASNKESQGNVSKSEKNTTGKSVIQIKIATKELTTTSSDKDKNESDSDTSSSDEDDDEDDDDDEEEDEEGVDDGEDEDKGKKSGDEAEVPWRELPEEGELTDTSEEGETKDELKKGKESENADEKEKEKKGKKKHKKHKKKSKKKKHKHRKDKNRDKEKENSEKDKNKDRKETGEESNKRKHSHKSKSRSRSRSRSKKHKSARSESIDKVKGHRHSSHRDRHRSRSRERYRYRDSRYKPSSHHEDSRLQRSRSPQKREKTPLAEYDKRKLLEIARANAYAQQQAGLLPTNIQLPPISREEMASQKAGGKTISELTEVCKQISEKQLDINSSDEEPINRPIGSDEEDGQQPFLHHPFQIKSQPLPIVVNIKNAIQKTVPMHIQQDKETLLAQFPVSSGTQHRKKECEYVDPYGQWVVVEKKDPSNKPQATTTTTTPIATQDTENNQSPVTTTESSSTSTSTTTTTVASNVEAAKSTKDEVFPKTQSPSFDISTMVSERLQALRKLQRNPNDVEAMGMMYKANQQIQSWASSNQKPGQFTGSTDAQILSPNELANANPKAQAWAKKDMFHNVAPVRGGMGMYLLQKMGWRQGEGLGKNNEGSVAPLSLDVKTDRRGLVALGETQKKKAAVPTPIIRDLSGKHPVSALMEICNKRKWHPPEFNLVHDSGPDHKKNFVFKVRVNNEEYQPSIASPNKKHAKAQAATVALQKMGLIPMDYVVPM; this is encoded by the exons AATTGGAAAAAGAAAGAGAATCTGA AAAGAGAAGCCTCCAAACAGATGGAAAATCATCAAAGGAATCATCTGGGAAAGACAGTTCTGCCAAATTAAAAGAAGATGAGTTGCCAAGGAAACAGCCTGAAGAAGCAGTTGTGCAGAAAGataaatgtgatgatgatgttaaGAATtctgaaaaaattgaaaatgtgaaAGATGAATTACATGCATCTAATAAAGAGTCACAAGGTAATGTCAGTAAGTCAGAGAAAAACACAACTGGTAAGTCAGTTATTCAAATCAAGATTGCCACCAAGGAATTGACAACTACATCATCAGATAAGGACAAAAACGAATCTGACAGTGACACCTCATCaagtgatgaagatgatgacgaggatgatgatgatgatgaggaggaggatgaGGAAGGTGTTGATGATGGAGAAGATGAAGATAAAGGTAAAAAGAGTGGTGATGAGGCTGAAGTGCCGTGGAGAGAACTACCAGAAGAAGGGGAATTAACAGACACCAGTGAGGAAGGTGAAACAAAAGATGAACTCAAAAAGGGAAAGGAATCTGAAAATGCAGACgagaaagaaaaagagaaaaagggCAAGAAGAAACATAAAAAGCacaaaaagaaaagtaaaaagaaaaaacataaacataggAAAGACAAAAACAGAGACAAAGAAAAAGAGAACTCTGAgaaagacaaaaacaaagacAGGAAGGAGACTGGAGAAGAGAGCAACAAACGAAAACATTCCCACAAGTCTAAGTCAAGGTCAAGATCTAGATCAAGAAGTAAGAAACATAAAAGTGCACGTTCTGAATCCATagataaggtcaaaggtcatagacATTCATCCCATAGAGATAGACATAGATCAAGGTCCAGGGAAAGATATAGGTATCGTGATAGTCGTTATAAACCATCATCACATCATGAAGACTCAAGGCTGCAAAGGTCGCGATCACCACAGAAACGTGAAAAGACACCTTTAGCAGAGTACGACAAAAGAAAGTTATTGGAAATTGCCCGAGCGAATGCATATGCTCAACAACAAGCAGGGCTACTTCCAACCAACATTCAACTCCCACCAATTAGCAGAGAAGAAATGGCTAGTCAGAAAGCCG GTGGTAAAACAATAAGTGAACTGACAGAAGTTTGCAAACAGATTTCAGAAAAACAACTGGATATTAATTCTTCAGATGAGGAACCCATCAATAGACCTATAGGTAGTGATGAAGAGGACGGACAGCAACCATTTCTACATCATCCATTCCAAATTAAAAGTCAACCCTTACCTATTGTTGTTAATATCAAG AATGCTATACAAAAGACAGTTCCTATGCATATACAACAAGACAAAGAAACATTACTGGCACAATTCCCTGTCTCCAGTGGTACACAGCATAGGAAAAAAGAATGTGAGTATGTTGACCCTTATGGACAATGGGTGGTTGTAGAGAAGAAGGATCCGTCCAACAAACCacaagcaacaacaacaacaacaacaccaattGCGACACAAGATACAGAGAATAATCAGTCCCCAgttaccaccactgagagtagcAGTACATccacttctactactactactactgttgcCAGTAATGTTGAGGCAGCAAAATCTACGAAGGATGAAGTTTTCCCTAAAACACAGTCACCG TCATTTGATATTAGCACCATGGTATCAGAAAGACTACAGGCTTTGAGAAAGTTACAACGAAATCCAAATGATGTTGAAGCCATGGGTATGATGTACAAGGCTAACCAACAG ATCCAGTCATGGGCTAGTTCCAATCAGAAGCCAGGTCAGTTCACTGGTTCTACAGATGCACAGATACTAAGTCCCAATGAACTAGCCAATGCTAATCCTAAAGCCCAGGCATGGGCTAAAAAG GATATGTTTCACAATGTAGCCCCTGTCAGAGGAGGCATGGGTATGTACTTACTGCAGAAGATGGGTTGGAGACAGGGTGAGGGACTGGGTAAGAATAATGAAGGAAGTGTGGCACCATTGAGTCTGGATGTCAAAACAGATAGACGAG GTCTTGTCGCTCTTGGTGAAACCCAGAAGAAAAAAGCAGCCGTACCAACTCCAATAATTCGAGATCTGTCAGGCAAGCATCCAGTGTCAGCATTAATGGAAATATGCAACAAACGAAAATGGCACCCACCAGAATTCAATCTTGTCCATGACAGTGGGCCTGACCATAAGAAAAATTTTGTATTTAAG GTTCGTGTGAACAACGAAGAGTACCAACCATCCATTGCAAGTCCTAACAAAAAACATGCCAAAGCACAAGCTGCCACAGTAGCACTGCAGAAGA
- the LOC144453977 gene encoding uncharacterized protein LOC144453977 isoform X2 — MAASDVREILRGFALKKMEELEKERESEKRSLQTDGKSSKESSGKDSSAKLKEDELPRKQPEEAVVQKDKCDDDVKNSEKIENVKDELHASNKESQGNVSKSEKNTTGKSVIQIKIATKELTTTSSDKDKNESDSDTSSSDEDDDEDDDDDEEEDEEGVDDGEDEDKGKKSGDEAEVPWRELPEEGELTDTSEEGETKDELKKGKESENADEKEKEKKGKKKHKKHKKKSKKKKHKHRKDKNRDKEKENSEKDKNKDRKETGEESNKRKHSHKSKSRSRSRSRSKKHKSARSESIDKVKGHRHSSHRDRHRSRSRERYRYRDSRYKPSSHHEDSRLQRSRSPQKREKTPLAEYDKRKLLEIARANAYAQQQAGLLPTNIQLPPISREEMASQKAGGKTISELTEVCKQISEKQLDINSSDEEPINRPIGSDEEDGQQPFLHHPFQIKSQPLPIVVNIKNAIQKTVPMHIQQDKETLLAQFPVSSGTQHRKKECEYVDPYGQWVVVEKKDPSNKPQATTTTTTPIATQDTENNQSPVTTTESSSTSTSTTTTTVASNVEAAKSTKDEVFPKTQSPSFDISTMVSERLQALRKLQRNPNDVEAMGMMYKANQQIQSWASSNQKPGQFTGSTDAQILSPNELANANPKAQAWAKKATLLTFEAAVRSPRG; from the exons AATTGGAAAAAGAAAGAGAATCTGA AAAGAGAAGCCTCCAAACAGATGGAAAATCATCAAAGGAATCATCTGGGAAAGACAGTTCTGCCAAATTAAAAGAAGATGAGTTGCCAAGGAAACAGCCTGAAGAAGCAGTTGTGCAGAAAGataaatgtgatgatgatgttaaGAATtctgaaaaaattgaaaatgtgaaAGATGAATTACATGCATCTAATAAAGAGTCACAAGGTAATGTCAGTAAGTCAGAGAAAAACACAACTGGTAAGTCAGTTATTCAAATCAAGATTGCCACCAAGGAATTGACAACTACATCATCAGATAAGGACAAAAACGAATCTGACAGTGACACCTCATCaagtgatgaagatgatgacgaggatgatgatgatgatgaggaggaggatgaGGAAGGTGTTGATGATGGAGAAGATGAAGATAAAGGTAAAAAGAGTGGTGATGAGGCTGAAGTGCCGTGGAGAGAACTACCAGAAGAAGGGGAATTAACAGACACCAGTGAGGAAGGTGAAACAAAAGATGAACTCAAAAAGGGAAAGGAATCTGAAAATGCAGACgagaaagaaaaagagaaaaagggCAAGAAGAAACATAAAAAGCacaaaaagaaaagtaaaaagaaaaaacataaacataggAAAGACAAAAACAGAGACAAAGAAAAAGAGAACTCTGAgaaagacaaaaacaaagacAGGAAGGAGACTGGAGAAGAGAGCAACAAACGAAAACATTCCCACAAGTCTAAGTCAAGGTCAAGATCTAGATCAAGAAGTAAGAAACATAAAAGTGCACGTTCTGAATCCATagataaggtcaaaggtcatagacATTCATCCCATAGAGATAGACATAGATCAAGGTCCAGGGAAAGATATAGGTATCGTGATAGTCGTTATAAACCATCATCACATCATGAAGACTCAAGGCTGCAAAGGTCGCGATCACCACAGAAACGTGAAAAGACACCTTTAGCAGAGTACGACAAAAGAAAGTTATTGGAAATTGCCCGAGCGAATGCATATGCTCAACAACAAGCAGGGCTACTTCCAACCAACATTCAACTCCCACCAATTAGCAGAGAAGAAATGGCTAGTCAGAAAGCCG GTGGTAAAACAATAAGTGAACTGACAGAAGTTTGCAAACAGATTTCAGAAAAACAACTGGATATTAATTCTTCAGATGAGGAACCCATCAATAGACCTATAGGTAGTGATGAAGAGGACGGACAGCAACCATTTCTACATCATCCATTCCAAATTAAAAGTCAACCCTTACCTATTGTTGTTAATATCAAG AATGCTATACAAAAGACAGTTCCTATGCATATACAACAAGACAAAGAAACATTACTGGCACAATTCCCTGTCTCCAGTGGTACACAGCATAGGAAAAAAGAATGTGAGTATGTTGACCCTTATGGACAATGGGTGGTTGTAGAGAAGAAGGATCCGTCCAACAAACCacaagcaacaacaacaacaacaacaccaattGCGACACAAGATACAGAGAATAATCAGTCCCCAgttaccaccactgagagtagcAGTACATccacttctactactactactactgttgcCAGTAATGTTGAGGCAGCAAAATCTACGAAGGATGAAGTTTTCCCTAAAACACAGTCACCG TCATTTGATATTAGCACCATGGTATCAGAAAGACTACAGGCTTTGAGAAAGTTACAACGAAATCCAAATGATGTTGAAGCCATGGGTATGATGTACAAGGCTAACCAACAG ATCCAGTCATGGGCTAGTTCCAATCAGAAGCCAGGTCAGTTCACTGGTTCTACAGATGCACAGATACTAAGTCCCAATGAACTAGCCAATGCTAATCCTAAAGCCCAGGCATGGGCTAAAAAG GCTACACTGTTAACATTTGAAGCTGCTGTGAGGTCACCAAGGGGCTAG